A genomic stretch from Brucella sp. BE17 includes:
- a CDS encoding gamma-glutamylcyclotransferase, whose translation MSALPQMQEDIDPRERGLFLTEDELDRSLAQMIESTSSAHDVWVFAYGSLIWNPIFPVAEARRALIHGYHRSLCMNSVRGRGSIDNPGAMLALDAGGACNGIIMRIGGDVSSELKLLWRREMMSGAYLPKWLDAKTNSGPIRALCFVANRTSPHYAGRLSDDEVSRRVATASGIWGSNLDYVQRTHESLVHHGIRDKALSRTLMRDEREGRSETCPDCRT comes from the coding sequence TTGTCTGCATTACCGCAGATGCAAGAGGATATTGACCCAAGGGAACGGGGACTGTTTCTGACTGAGGATGAACTCGATCGCTCTCTGGCACAAATGATCGAGAGCACGTCGTCTGCCCATGACGTATGGGTATTCGCTTACGGCTCGCTGATCTGGAACCCCATCTTTCCGGTTGCAGAGGCGCGGCGGGCCCTCATCCATGGCTATCACAGGTCGCTGTGCATGAATTCCGTTCGTGGGCGTGGTTCCATCGACAACCCAGGCGCCATGCTTGCGCTGGACGCCGGGGGTGCCTGCAACGGGATCATCATGCGGATCGGTGGTGACGTGAGTTCCGAGCTTAAGCTGCTTTGGCGGCGAGAAATGATGTCCGGAGCATATCTTCCCAAATGGCTCGATGCAAAAACGAATTCTGGCCCAATTCGGGCACTGTGCTTCGTGGCAAATCGCACAAGCCCGCACTATGCGGGACGCCTAAGCGACGATGAGGTCTCTCGACGCGTTGCGACCGCCTCCGGCATTTGGGGATCCAATCTGGATTATGTGCAGCGTACACATGAAAGCCTGGTGCATCATGGCATTCGCGATAAGGCTCTGAGCCGTACTTTGATGCGTGATGAAAGGGAAGGGCGGTCAGAAACATGTCCTGATTGCCGAACATAA
- a CDS encoding glutathione S-transferase family protein has protein sequence MSIKIYSDLGSGSYRRVAAAAKIMGVEYERVNVDLFKGESHTPEFLKLNPHGLTPVLQDGDTIIWESSAINLYLAEKVNSSLVGKTPSERHEVLQWMFWSGEQWRIFFVLLFDERVGARAMGKPQNEAVIELALRKIRDAASVLDAHLADRKFIVGNELTLADIDIAAPFSQIARSKPPLNEFPNISAWQQRLLDTVPAWAETKRDLDERMDTFFASIGLTF, from the coding sequence ATGTCAATCAAGATTTATAGTGACCTCGGCTCTGGTAGCTACCGCCGCGTCGCTGCTGCAGCCAAGATCATGGGCGTCGAGTATGAGCGTGTGAATGTTGACCTTTTCAAGGGCGAAAGTCATACGCCGGAATTTCTGAAGCTCAATCCTCACGGACTGACGCCCGTGCTACAGGATGGTGACACCATCATTTGGGAGTCATCCGCAATCAATCTCTATCTTGCGGAAAAGGTGAACTCGTCGCTCGTCGGTAAAACCCCAAGTGAACGTCACGAAGTGTTGCAGTGGATGTTCTGGTCCGGTGAGCAGTGGCGAATCTTCTTTGTGCTTCTGTTTGATGAGCGCGTGGGAGCGCGCGCAATGGGCAAGCCGCAAAACGAAGCGGTTATCGAACTCGCCCTGCGCAAGATCCGCGATGCGGCCTCTGTACTCGATGCTCATCTGGCTGACCGAAAGTTTATCGTGGGCAACGAACTGACTTTGGCTGACATCGATATCGCAGCACCGTTCTCACAGATCGCTCGATCCAAGCCGCCCCTTAACGAATTCCCGAATATTTCAGCGTGGCAACAGCGCCTTCTGGATACTGTTCCCGCATGGGCGGAAACCAAGCGCGATCTTGACGAGCGCATGGACACGTTCTTCGCTTCCATCGGCCTGACGTTCTGA
- a CDS encoding LysR family transcriptional regulator, which yields MDLFTSMRYFIRVYDTNSLSAAAKSFDVGQSTVSKAIAYLEKKLEVSLFLRSTRQLTPTEPGRIFNEHAVKVVEDADAAVSAVGTKAQSFSGQIRISGTLTFMCQYIIPKLPHFLDEHPGVEISVQLDDRNVGLIEQGIDVSLRMGQLDDSGLVAKRIGRCRRIVVGATTYLAAHPAPTTPDDLLDHSTVVFSQGEGGDRFEFKGPHGTKTISVRPKLRINATEGVRSAVLNGAGLTVATEWMFEAELNSGVVCEVLEQWTLPDLDLWAVMPAGRRTSAKVRALVAFIEEQIRATKFGIE from the coding sequence TTGGACCTTTTCACGTCCATGCGTTACTTCATTCGCGTATACGACACGAACTCATTAAGCGCTGCGGCAAAATCTTTCGATGTCGGGCAATCAACCGTTTCCAAAGCCATCGCCTATCTTGAGAAAAAACTCGAAGTATCGTTGTTCCTGAGATCGACGCGGCAGCTTACGCCAACAGAGCCCGGCCGAATATTTAACGAACATGCAGTCAAAGTCGTGGAGGACGCAGACGCGGCGGTTTCGGCGGTCGGAACGAAGGCGCAGAGTTTCTCCGGTCAGATCCGCATTAGCGGGACACTTACTTTTATGTGCCAATATATTATTCCGAAGCTTCCGCACTTTCTGGATGAGCATCCGGGCGTCGAAATATCTGTCCAACTGGACGACAGGAACGTAGGCCTGATCGAGCAAGGGATCGATGTTTCGCTCCGCATGGGGCAACTTGACGATTCTGGTCTTGTTGCAAAACGAATAGGGCGTTGCAGACGCATCGTGGTAGGCGCTACGACCTATCTTGCCGCTCACCCGGCACCAACAACACCTGATGATCTGCTTGATCATTCGACCGTTGTTTTCTCCCAGGGGGAGGGCGGTGATCGTTTTGAATTCAAGGGGCCGCACGGGACCAAAACGATATCGGTCAGGCCTAAATTACGGATTAATGCTACAGAAGGTGTTCGGTCGGCTGTTCTGAATGGTGCAGGCCTTACTGTGGCTACCGAGTGGATGTTTGAAGCCGAACTGAACAGCGGTGTCGTATGCGAAGTTCTTGAGCAATGGACCCTGCCGGATCTCGATCTGTGGGCCGTGATGCCTGCCGGGCGGCGCACCAGCGCAAAAGTACGGGCGTTGGTTGCGTTCATTGAAGAGCAAATCAGGGCTACGAAATTCGGCATCGAGTGA